A window of the Paraburkholderia sp. ZP32-5 genome harbors these coding sequences:
- a CDS encoding RidA family protein translates to MTDIIRIDQNARRSRALIHNGLLYISGQVPDERGGDVADQTRQVLAKIDALLAEAGTSKERLLSAQIWLKTMDDFKAMNAVWDAWVVPGQTPTRCCGKVELNDPQCRVEIVAVAAC, encoded by the coding sequence ATGACCGACATTATTCGCATCGACCAGAACGCCCGGCGCAGCCGCGCGCTGATTCATAACGGGCTGCTGTATATCTCCGGCCAGGTGCCCGATGAACGCGGCGGCGATGTTGCCGACCAGACGCGTCAGGTACTGGCGAAGATCGATGCGCTGCTTGCCGAAGCGGGCACGTCGAAGGAGCGCCTGCTCAGCGCGCAGATCTGGCTCAAGACGATGGACGACTTCAAGGCGATGAACGCGGTATGGGATGCGTGGGTCGTGCCGGGCCAGACGCCGACGCGCTGCTGCGGCAAGGTCGAACTGAACGATCCGCAGTGCCGGGTCGAGATCGTCGCGGTGGCGGCCTGCTGA
- a CDS encoding methyl-accepting chemotaxis protein: MFSRLSISARLWASVAVLGLLIAIVGLLGQIGMKHSNDELEYAYSNQLQAAIDVGRANLELMVSRVGLDRVLLHPDEPNRPAAITKALGHLEVSDRAWHAYRALTHGDDEQVLADRVDAARTALVQQGLMPMADALKRGDRDTADTIAMKTMSPLSLALTDSTSALDHWQDAHGQQAFVDARRFYRDLSIAGFVLLGVGFVVCVVCAYGLRRSISIPLAGVLSALQSIARGDLTTALEVRSHDEMGSLVEGLQTMQGGLEQTVKQVTRSSESIAAATRQIAAGNSDLSQRTEEQAASLQQTAASMEELTATVRQNVDNARSAQNLTDSAHSLAERGSQVVADVVQTMGEIDSSSQKIADITGVIEGIAFQTNILALNAAVEAARAGDQGRGFAVVAGEVRLLAQRAGAAAKEIKALIDDSVGRVASGSQRVQVAGGTMQEISESITRVATIMREIVHASDEQRDGIEQVGLAVAQMDQVSQQNAALVEQAAAAAASLNDQAAALSEAVAVFRLK, encoded by the coding sequence ATGTTTTCACGTCTTTCCATTTCGGCCCGGTTATGGGCGAGCGTTGCGGTACTGGGCCTGTTGATCGCGATCGTGGGCCTGCTCGGACAGATCGGTATGAAGCATTCGAACGATGAGCTCGAATACGCGTATTCGAACCAGTTGCAGGCCGCAATCGACGTCGGACGCGCGAACCTCGAACTGATGGTGTCCCGGGTTGGACTGGACCGGGTGCTGCTGCATCCGGACGAGCCCAACCGGCCCGCGGCGATTACGAAGGCGCTCGGCCATCTGGAAGTATCCGACCGCGCATGGCACGCATACCGTGCCCTCACTCACGGAGATGACGAACAGGTACTGGCCGACCGTGTCGATGCCGCGCGCACGGCGCTGGTGCAGCAAGGGCTGATGCCGATGGCCGACGCGCTCAAGCGTGGCGACCGCGACACCGCCGACACCATCGCGATGAAGACGATGTCGCCGCTGTCGCTCGCGCTGACCGACAGCACTTCCGCGCTCGACCACTGGCAGGACGCGCATGGTCAGCAGGCATTTGTCGACGCGCGGCGCTTCTACCGGGATTTGAGCATTGCCGGCTTCGTGCTGCTTGGCGTGGGCTTCGTGGTGTGTGTCGTGTGCGCTTACGGGCTGCGCCGATCGATCTCGATCCCACTCGCGGGTGTGTTGTCGGCGCTTCAGAGCATTGCACGCGGCGACCTGACGACCGCGCTCGAGGTGCGCTCGCACGATGAAATGGGCAGCCTCGTGGAAGGGCTTCAAACGATGCAGGGCGGCCTGGAGCAGACCGTCAAGCAGGTCACGCGCAGTTCGGAGTCGATCGCCGCCGCGACCCGGCAGATTGCGGCGGGCAATAGCGATCTGTCGCAGCGTACCGAGGAGCAGGCCGCATCGCTGCAGCAAACGGCGGCGAGCATGGAAGAACTGACCGCGACGGTCCGGCAGAACGTCGACAATGCGCGCAGCGCGCAAAACCTGACCGACTCCGCGCATAGCCTCGCCGAGCGTGGCTCGCAAGTCGTCGCCGATGTAGTGCAGACGATGGGCGAGATCGACAGCAGCTCGCAGAAAATCGCTGATATCACCGGCGTAATCGAAGGCATCGCGTTCCAGACCAATATCCTCGCGTTGAACGCGGCGGTCGAGGCTGCGCGCGCCGGTGATCAGGGGCGCGGCTTCGCGGTGGTCGCCGGTGAGGTGCGTCTGCTCGCGCAGCGTGCCGGCGCGGCGGCCAAGGAGATCAAGGCGCTGATCGACGATTCGGTCGGCCGGGTGGCGTCGGGTTCGCAGCGCGTGCAGGTCGCGGGCGGCACGATGCAGGAAATCAGCGAGTCGATCACGCGGGTCGCGACGATCATGCGCGAGATCGTGCATGCGTCCGACGAGCAGCGCGACGGTATCGAACAGGTCGGGCTCGCGGTCGCGCAGATGGATCAGGTCTCGCAACAGAACGCGGCGCTGGTCGAGCAGGCCGCTGCTGCGGCGGCTTCGTTGAACGATCAGGCTGCCGCGCTGAGCGAGGCGGTGGCGGTGTTCCGGTTGAAGTAA
- a CDS encoding porin — protein sequence MKKLVLSALCVACHAPLTHAQSSVTLYGLLDVGVTALSNQGGHRNVVMDTGVLSPNLFGFRGTEDLGGGLKAIFQLEGQIEMATGGLIGDLFGRQAWVGLQSERWGTLTAGNQYDYMFTSLSERRLGPEIAFVSLTNLRQGPFDALGKPLVPSGDFDFDRTAGAQRVANSVRYQAPDFNGFTFGGMYGFSNQAGVFNNGNSYSFGADYSQSTFSLNAAYTMVKYAQINNGNDGIRNFGFGGRIAVLKGWADALYTNTRNTFTGATINVVEVGGSYPLMRATTIAAAYQYMKGNEVLENNQAHQLNLLLDYALSRRSDVYISAAYQHASGDGNTAKAWILDTAGPSSNGNQTIVRVGMRHFF from the coding sequence ATGAAGAAGCTTGTTCTGAGCGCATTGTGCGTCGCGTGCCATGCGCCGCTCACTCATGCGCAAAGCTCGGTGACGCTTTACGGCCTGCTCGATGTCGGCGTGACCGCGCTATCGAATCAGGGCGGTCATCGTAACGTCGTGATGGACACCGGCGTGCTGTCGCCGAACCTCTTTGGATTTCGCGGCACCGAAGATCTCGGCGGCGGTCTGAAAGCGATCTTCCAGCTCGAAGGTCAAATTGAAATGGCGACCGGTGGACTGATTGGCGATCTGTTCGGACGTCAGGCCTGGGTGGGTCTGCAAAGCGAGCGTTGGGGTACGCTGACCGCCGGCAACCAGTACGACTATATGTTCACGTCGCTCTCGGAAAGGCGGCTCGGGCCGGAAATCGCCTTCGTTTCGCTGACCAATTTGCGGCAAGGTCCATTCGATGCGCTCGGCAAGCCGCTCGTGCCGAGCGGCGATTTCGACTTCGATCGGACCGCGGGCGCGCAGCGCGTGGCGAATTCGGTGCGTTATCAGGCACCGGACTTCAACGGCTTCACGTTCGGCGGTATGTACGGCTTCAGCAACCAGGCCGGCGTCTTCAACAATGGCAATTCATACAGCTTCGGCGCGGACTATTCGCAAAGCACGTTCTCGCTCAATGCCGCCTATACGATGGTCAAGTACGCGCAGATCAATAACGGCAATGACGGTATCCGCAACTTCGGCTTCGGCGGGCGCATTGCGGTACTCAAGGGCTGGGCCGACGCGCTTTATACGAACACGCGCAATACCTTTACCGGCGCAACGATCAATGTGGTTGAAGTCGGCGGCTCTTATCCGCTGATGCGCGCAACGACGATTGCCGCGGCTTACCAGTACATGAAAGGCAACGAAGTACTCGAAAACAATCAGGCTCATCAGTTGAACCTGCTGCTCGATTACGCGTTATCGCGGCGCTCGGACGTTTATATCAGCGCGGCGTACCAGCATGCGAGCGGCGACGGCAATACCGCGAAGGCGTGGATTCTGGATACCGCCGGACCCTCGTCGAACGGCAATCAGACGATCGTGCGCGTGGGTATGCGGCATTTCTTCTGA
- the andR gene encoding anthranilate 1,2-dioxygenase regulatory protein AndR: MTPSPLQIEPSALHRYRYFESADIDDARQRIATVLQPHRLTPGSTWPGHLAHMNYVRLENLAFGSLGYGGAMGVEAGELEDYYLVILSLSGYADVSVGGRRTIIGQSQGVVIGPATSFGGTFSGDCEQFIVRVDKQAILNHSGFEHLQMEPIVDLSRPELAPWLAQLQVLTSSPETVALAQRDRRVAVEIERLLVMLLLAGQPHHSQQRTASAVLLPRTVRRAEAFIVEHACEPLTLADIANAAGVPVRTLLHSFRRFRNVSPMQLVREARIDRSREMLLSASENARVVDIALRCGFVNLGRFASAYREKFGEAPSDTLRAARQG, encoded by the coding sequence ATGACGCCGTCCCCCTTACAGATCGAGCCGAGCGCCCTTCACAGGTACCGTTATTTCGAGTCGGCGGATATCGACGACGCGCGCCAGCGCATCGCAACGGTGCTGCAGCCGCATCGGCTGACACCCGGCTCGACGTGGCCGGGACACCTCGCGCACATGAACTACGTGCGGCTCGAAAATCTCGCGTTCGGCTCGCTTGGGTATGGCGGCGCGATGGGGGTCGAAGCGGGCGAGCTCGAGGATTACTACCTCGTCATTCTCAGTTTGAGCGGCTATGCGGACGTGTCGGTGGGCGGCCGGCGGACCATCATCGGCCAGTCGCAAGGTGTCGTGATCGGGCCGGCAACCAGTTTCGGCGGCACGTTTTCGGGGGACTGCGAGCAGTTCATCGTTCGCGTGGACAAGCAGGCGATCCTCAATCATTCGGGCTTCGAGCATCTGCAGATGGAGCCTATCGTCGACCTTTCCCGGCCGGAACTGGCGCCATGGCTCGCGCAATTGCAGGTGCTGACGTCGTCGCCGGAGACCGTTGCGTTGGCGCAGCGTGACAGGCGTGTCGCGGTCGAGATCGAGCGGTTACTGGTGATGCTGCTGCTCGCCGGGCAGCCGCACCATAGCCAGCAGCGCACGGCTTCCGCGGTGCTGCTGCCGCGCACCGTGCGGCGCGCCGAGGCATTCATCGTCGAGCATGCATGCGAACCGCTGACGCTCGCCGATATCGCGAACGCCGCAGGGGTGCCGGTCCGCACGCTGCTGCATAGCTTCCGGCGCTTTCGCAATGTCAGTCCGATGCAACTGGTGCGCGAGGCGCGCATCGACCGGTCCCGCGAAATGCTGCTGAGCGCAAGCGAAAACGCTCGCGTGGTCGATATCGCGCTGCGTTGCGGTTTCGTCAATCTCGGCCGCTTTGCGAGTGCGTATCGCGAGAAATTCGGCGAAGCGCCATCCGACACGCTACGTGCCGCGCGTCAGGGCTAA
- a CDS encoding PDR/VanB family oxidoreductase — MTTLRMRVEQIDALTPTIRRLLLIAADRQPLPAFSAGAHIGLQVPIEGRTQRRAYSLVNAPADTGHYEIAVQLEAASSGGSRWVHQLGTGAELDVTPPRNDFALDPAARSALLIAGGIGITPILAMARALNAAGTQYELHYAAREAAMMAYRDEVAALPGATCWLDGGDPRQGIPLAATIGAPQPDRHLYVCGPRPLIDAVLSHAKALGWPDAQVHSELFAANQQGADDNTDTAFDVLLKTSGLTLSVPAGKTILDVMIDAGLDPMFDCRRGDCGVCTTRVLDGTPDHRDICLSSADHARGDFCPCVSRAASPRLVLDL; from the coding sequence ATGACAACGCTGCGCATGCGCGTCGAGCAGATCGACGCGTTGACGCCGACGATACGGCGTTTGCTGCTGATCGCGGCGGACCGCCAACCGCTGCCGGCCTTCAGCGCCGGCGCGCATATCGGGCTGCAGGTGCCGATCGAAGGACGCACCCAGCGGCGCGCTTACTCGCTCGTCAACGCGCCCGCCGACACCGGCCACTACGAAATCGCGGTCCAGCTCGAAGCCGCCAGCAGCGGCGGCTCGCGCTGGGTGCATCAACTCGGCACCGGCGCCGAACTCGACGTGACGCCGCCGCGCAACGACTTTGCACTCGACCCGGCCGCGCGCAGTGCATTGCTGATCGCGGGCGGCATCGGCATCACGCCGATCCTCGCGATGGCGCGCGCGCTGAATGCCGCCGGCACGCAGTACGAACTCCACTACGCGGCGCGCGAGGCCGCGATGATGGCCTATCGCGACGAAGTCGCCGCGCTGCCCGGCGCGACCTGTTGGCTCGACGGCGGCGACCCGCGCCAGGGCATTCCGCTCGCCGCGACGATCGGTGCGCCGCAACCGGACCGGCATCTTTACGTATGCGGACCGCGGCCGCTGATCGACGCGGTGCTGTCGCACGCGAAAGCACTTGGTTGGCCCGATGCGCAAGTGCATAGCGAACTGTTTGCCGCGAACCAGCAGGGCGCGGACGACAACACCGATACGGCGTTCGACGTGCTGCTGAAGACAAGCGGACTCACGCTCAGCGTGCCGGCCGGCAAAACCATTCTCGACGTGATGATCGACGCAGGACTCGATCCGATGTTCGATTGCCGGCGCGGCGACTGCGGTGTCTGCACGACACGGGTGCTCGACGGCACGCCGGATCATCGCGATATCTGCCTTTCGAGCGCGGACCACGCGCGCGGCGATTTCTGCCCGTGCGTGTCGCGCGCCGCGTCGCCGCGGCTCGTGCTCGACCTCTAA
- a CDS encoding aromatic ring-hydroxylating dioxygenase subunit alpha, with translation MSISNETIASLVRADSVHKRVYTDPEIFGLEMKRIYGQAWIYVGHESQVKHPGDYHTTRIGDQDVVMVRASDGQIHVVYNRCPHKGSKVVPDGDGNTGKFFRCPYHAWTFRLDGTHLSAPLKNGLQDTCFDPKHPDFSMRKLARVGVYRGFVFANQSEHGPDLRDFLNGVASSIDNLCDRSPTGEVEVTGGVFRVLQRSNWKVFYENLHDTMHAPVTHESSVVSARSQAEASGSLPFELLIMEGNGEPYEFWEKLELRAYENGHGYMEGIFDPAAAQRDPVSSAHFDVLANAYGEQRAREILGMNRHNTVIYGSGSPHTVFQQFRVIRPLAVDRTLVEIQLFRLKGAPDSVFERALTYANVINSPSSNVMPDDVEVYARCQQGNQTDGGDWVSMHRYAGTDRVVEDGMVSINGTSELPMRNQFVAWKRFMLNETGTQQGAA, from the coding sequence ATGAGCATTTCGAACGAGACCATCGCGAGTCTGGTGCGCGCGGACAGCGTGCACAAACGTGTCTATACCGACCCGGAAATTTTCGGGCTGGAAATGAAACGTATCTATGGGCAGGCCTGGATTTACGTCGGCCATGAAAGCCAGGTGAAGCATCCCGGCGACTATCACACGACCCGGATCGGCGATCAGGACGTCGTGATGGTGCGTGCGAGCGACGGCCAGATTCATGTCGTCTATAACCGTTGTCCGCACAAGGGCTCGAAGGTCGTGCCGGATGGCGACGGCAACACCGGCAAGTTCTTTCGCTGCCCGTATCACGCATGGACCTTCAGGCTCGACGGCACGCATCTGTCGGCGCCGCTGAAGAACGGTTTGCAGGACACCTGCTTCGATCCGAAGCATCCGGACTTTTCGATGCGCAAGCTCGCGCGTGTCGGCGTCTATCGCGGCTTTGTGTTTGCGAATCAGTCGGAACATGGTCCGGATTTGCGGGACTTTCTGAACGGCGTCGCGTCGTCGATCGACAACCTGTGCGATCGCTCACCGACCGGCGAAGTCGAAGTGACGGGCGGCGTTTTCCGCGTGTTGCAGCGCTCGAACTGGAAGGTGTTCTACGAGAACCTGCATGACACGATGCATGCGCCGGTCACGCATGAATCGTCGGTCGTGTCGGCGCGTTCGCAGGCCGAGGCGTCCGGTTCATTGCCGTTCGAGTTGCTGATCATGGAAGGCAATGGCGAGCCCTACGAGTTCTGGGAAAAACTCGAATTGCGCGCTTATGAAAATGGCCACGGCTATATGGAAGGCATTTTCGATCCGGCCGCCGCGCAACGCGATCCGGTGTCGAGCGCGCACTTCGATGTGCTGGCGAACGCATACGGCGAACAACGCGCGCGCGAAATTCTCGGTATGAACCGGCACAACACCGTGATTTACGGCAGCGGCTCGCCGCATACGGTGTTCCAGCAATTTCGCGTGATCCGGCCGCTGGCGGTCGATCGCACGCTGGTCGAGATTCAGTTGTTCCGGCTCAAGGGCGCGCCCGACAGCGTATTCGAACGCGCGCTGACTTACGCCAACGTGATCAATTCGCCTTCGTCGAATGTGATGCCCGACGACGTCGAAGTCTATGCACGCTGCCAGCAGGGCAATCAGACCGATGGCGGCGACTGGGTCAGCATGCATCGCTATGCCGGCACCGATCGCGTTGTCGAGGACGGCATGGTGTCGATCAACGGGACCAGCGAGTTGCCGATGCGCAACCAGTTCGTCGCATGGAAACGCTTCATGCTCAATGAAACCGGCACGCAACAAGGAGCGGCCTGA
- a CDS encoding aromatic-ring-hydroxylating dioxygenase subunit beta has product MLFNPTFELSTTTVNPIRANDALRVDIEQFLYREARLLDTRQFDGWLDLWTPDGMYWMPHEPDQSSPRDHISLFWEDATLREVRVRRITNPRNWSQQPPTRTARVVGNVIIDGTDGDGRLIVHSTFTLTEWRNGQRQLAGLTTHKLEKQQDDGWKIYLKRVDLVNAADVFANLEVFV; this is encoded by the coding sequence ATGCTGTTCAATCCCACATTCGAACTGTCGACCACGACCGTCAATCCGATTCGCGCGAACGACGCGTTGCGCGTCGACATCGAACAGTTTCTGTATCGCGAGGCACGTCTGCTCGACACGCGGCAGTTCGACGGCTGGCTCGATCTATGGACACCGGACGGCATGTACTGGATGCCGCACGAACCCGATCAAAGCAGTCCGCGCGACCACATTTCGCTGTTCTGGGAGGACGCGACGCTGCGGGAAGTGCGCGTGCGGCGCATCACGAATCCGCGCAACTGGTCGCAGCAACCGCCCACCCGCACCGCGCGCGTGGTCGGTAACGTGATAATCGACGGCACCGATGGCGATGGCCGTCTGATCGTGCATTCCACGTTCACGCTGACCGAATGGCGCAACGGCCAGCGCCAGCTTGCCGGGCTGACCACGCACAAACTGGAGAAGCAGCAAGACGACGGCTGGAAGATCTATCTGAAGCGTGTCGATCTCGTCAACGCGGCCGATGTGTTTGCGAACCTCGAGGTGTTCGTCTGA
- a CDS encoding cysteine hydrolase family protein: MPAARLHATAVLALHYQNDVLHPDGCIRVGLSANDPARERVIAAAGELIAGARRADVPLIHIRIAFRADYADLVQNCAVFRKTAELGAVKDGTWGAAFYAGLEPDETREHEFVIRHRRTSGFIGTPLELMLGKLGVRHLIIAGVATHSTVEMTARHAADLGYEVTVAADACAAASAAVHEASLDSMRLIAEIGTVASALAALEHTR, translated from the coding sequence ATGCCGGCCGCCCGTCTGCATGCGACGGCCGTGCTCGCGCTGCATTACCAGAACGATGTGTTGCATCCGGATGGCTGCATTCGCGTGGGTTTGTCCGCCAACGATCCCGCGCGCGAACGCGTGATCGCGGCGGCCGGTGAGCTGATCGCGGGCGCGCGGCGCGCCGACGTGCCGCTGATTCATATCCGCATCGCGTTTCGTGCCGATTACGCCGATCTCGTGCAGAACTGTGCGGTGTTTCGCAAGACCGCCGAACTCGGCGCGGTGAAAGACGGCACGTGGGGCGCCGCGTTCTACGCGGGGCTGGAGCCGGATGAAACGCGCGAGCATGAATTCGTGATCCGTCATCGGCGCACTAGCGGCTTTATCGGCACACCACTTGAACTGATGCTCGGCAAGCTCGGCGTCCGGCATCTGATCATCGCGGGCGTCGCGACTCACTCGACCGTCGAGATGACCGCGCGGCATGCGGCCGATCTCGGTTACGAAGTCACGGTCGCCGCCGATGCGTGCGCGGCGGCTTCTGCCGCCGTTCACGAAGCCTCGCTCGACAGCATGCGGCTGATCGCCGAAATCGGCACGGTGGCTAGTGCGCTGGCCGCGTTGGAGCACACACGATGA
- a CDS encoding SDR family oxidoreductase: MNHPDCTSSSPGRLAGKVAIVSGSTQSLGADIARGLVAAGARVMTLGLGAEAGESIARELGEAGAFIETDITDDAQIDRAIAATLRRFGRLDLLINNACIYADDGLASTREQWARLLDVNLVSAAIFAQKAAPLLPRGGVIVNLGSTGGKFGAAGRALYPASKAALQQFTRNLAVALAPDGIRAVTVSPAWTWSPSLEQLASGSIDIADRVGAAVHPLGRVGRGHEIAQVVAFLCSVEASWITGVDIPVDGGFSILGPDQGVSPREWFNRLG, translated from the coding sequence ATGAACCATCCCGATTGCACTTCTTCATCACCGGGCCGGCTTGCCGGCAAGGTGGCGATCGTCAGCGGCAGCACGCAAAGTCTGGGCGCGGACATCGCACGCGGACTCGTGGCGGCCGGCGCTCGCGTGATGACGCTCGGCCTCGGCGCCGAGGCCGGCGAGTCGATTGCGCGCGAACTAGGCGAAGCCGGTGCTTTCATCGAGACCGATATCACCGACGACGCGCAGATCGATCGCGCAATCGCCGCGACGTTGCGACGCTTCGGCCGGCTCGATCTGCTCATCAACAACGCGTGCATTTACGCGGACGACGGGCTCGCTTCGACACGCGAGCAATGGGCCCGGCTGCTCGACGTCAATCTCGTCTCGGCCGCGATCTTCGCGCAGAAGGCCGCGCCGCTGTTGCCGCGCGGCGGGGTGATCGTCAACCTCGGCAGCACCGGCGGCAAGTTTGGCGCGGCGGGGCGTGCGCTTTATCCGGCATCGAAGGCGGCGCTGCAGCAGTTCACGCGCAATCTCGCCGTCGCGCTCGCGCCCGACGGGATTCGCGCGGTGACGGTGTCGCCCGCGTGGACCTGGTCGCCGTCGCTCGAACAGCTTGCCAGCGGCTCGATCGATATCGCCGATCGTGTCGGCGCCGCGGTTCATCCGCTCGGACGCGTCGGGCGCGGCCATGAGATTGCGCAGGTGGTCGCGTTTCTGTGTTCGGTCGAAGCATCGTGGATTACCGGCGTCGATATACCGGTGGACGGTGGCTTCTCGATTCTCGGACCGGACCAGGGCGTGTCGCCTCGCGAGTGGTTCAACCGGCTCGGTTGA
- a CDS encoding dienelactone hydrolase family protein — protein MSNRISINSGDSRFDAWLALPESGSGPVVVLLQEIFGVNAEMREVAALYASEGYVVLVPDLFHQFEPNIELGYSDADHAKAYDYYQRFDVARGVADIRATVDYARHMPESTGKVGVLGFCLGGKLAYLAAAECGVDCAVAYYGVGIQDALDLASKITCPIALHFGETDPLNPPQAVDAIKAALGDVPNVKLHVYPQAGHAFNRSGPTFVRTAAMPAHTRSLDVFRKTIGPDYDLSALADHHFFLEFGARDPEATMQTMVPQPYVNHVPTMTGGTGYTELKRFYANHFIHANPADMTMVPISRVVGVDRMVDEFVLCFTHDREIDWLLPGVAPTGKCVEIPMLVVVAFRGPKLYNEHIYWDQASVLVQIGLLDPAGLPVAGVDATRKLLDETLPSNTLMARWKESALAS, from the coding sequence ATGTCGAACAGAATCAGCATCAACTCGGGCGATAGCCGGTTCGATGCGTGGCTCGCGTTGCCCGAAAGCGGCAGCGGCCCCGTCGTCGTGCTGCTGCAGGAAATCTTCGGCGTGAATGCCGAGATGCGTGAAGTCGCGGCGCTCTATGCGAGCGAAGGCTATGTGGTACTCGTGCCCGATCTGTTTCATCAGTTCGAGCCGAATATCGAACTCGGTTATAGCGACGCCGATCACGCGAAGGCGTACGACTACTATCAACGTTTCGATGTCGCGCGCGGGGTCGCCGATATTCGTGCGACCGTCGACTACGCACGCCATATGCCGGAGTCGACCGGCAAGGTCGGGGTGCTCGGCTTCTGCCTGGGCGGCAAGCTCGCTTATCTCGCCGCGGCCGAGTGCGGGGTGGACTGCGCGGTCGCCTACTATGGCGTCGGCATTCAGGACGCTTTGGATCTCGCCAGCAAAATCACCTGTCCGATTGCGCTGCACTTCGGCGAAACCGATCCGCTCAATCCGCCGCAAGCAGTCGATGCAATCAAGGCCGCGTTGGGCGACGTGCCGAACGTCAAGCTTCATGTTTATCCGCAAGCCGGCCATGCGTTCAACCGTAGCGGCCCGACCTTCGTCAGAACGGCGGCGATGCCCGCGCATACGCGCAGCCTCGACGTGTTCCGCAAAACGATCGGCCCGGACTACGACCTGAGCGCGCTCGCCGATCATCACTTCTTCCTCGAATTCGGTGCGCGCGACCCCGAAGCGACGATGCAAACGATGGTGCCGCAGCCCTACGTCAATCACGTGCCGACGATGACGGGCGGTACCGGCTATACCGAGTTGAAGCGTTTCTACGCGAATCATTTCATCCACGCCAATCCCGCCGATATGACGATGGTGCCGATTTCGCGCGTCGTCGGCGTCGATCGGATGGTCGATGAATTCGTGCTGTGCTTTACGCACGATCGTGAAATCGACTGGCTGCTGCCCGGTGTCGCGCCGACCGGCAAGTGCGTCGAAATTCCGATGCTGGTGGTGGTCGCGTTCCGTGGTCCGAAGCTTTATAACGAGCACATTTACTGGGATCAGGCGAGCGTGCTCGTGCAGATCGGTCTGCTCGATCCGGCGGGTTTGCCGGTGGCCGGCGTCGATGCGACCAGAAAGCTGCTGGATGAAACCTTGCCTTCGAACACGCTGATGGCGCGCTGGAAAGAGAGCGCATTGGCGAGCTGA
- a CDS encoding alpha/beta hydrolase — protein sequence MNASSSTADIHYGEYDADGIRVEHFTAASKPDAARQTPLICVHGGCHASWCWQEHAAVYAAAGYDVHVLNWRGRNGSTALADADLARMSIADVAEDIGRVARRFDVRPVIVAHSMGGLAAQLYASAHDVSALALLTPVVPSNVGAQQIPLPIEDMDSQWGPPPAEVARQLFFQGLDDAQAAHFQSLLVPESPRRVYEATRWTLAVDAAKLTMPILIVSGALDGLTPPETGAALAKLYGATYRLEPEHGHNVLLGSGATRIAGDVVAWIGDQLSR from the coding sequence ATGAACGCATCATCGAGTACGGCGGACATTCATTATGGCGAATACGACGCCGATGGTATCCGCGTCGAACATTTCACCGCGGCATCGAAGCCGGACGCAGCGCGGCAAACGCCGTTGATCTGCGTGCATGGCGGCTGCCACGCTTCGTGGTGCTGGCAGGAGCATGCGGCCGTCTATGCGGCCGCCGGCTATGACGTGCACGTGCTCAACTGGCGCGGCCGCAACGGTTCGACGGCGCTGGCCGATGCGGATCTCGCGCGTATGTCGATTGCCGATGTCGCCGAGGATATCGGCCGGGTTGCACGTCGCTTCGATGTGCGTCCCGTTATCGTCGCGCATTCGATGGGCGGCCTCGCGGCGCAACTCTATGCGTCGGCGCATGACGTCAGCGCGCTTGCGCTGCTGACGCCGGTGGTGCCGTCGAATGTCGGCGCGCAGCAGATACCGCTGCCGATCGAAGACATGGATTCGCAGTGGGGACCGCCGCCCGCCGAAGTCGCACGGCAGCTGTTTTTTCAGGGCCTGGACGATGCGCAAGCGGCGCATTTTCAAAGCCTGCTCGTGCCGGAATCGCCACGCCGCGTTTATGAAGCGACACGCTGGACGCTAGCGGTGGACGCGGCGAAACTGACCATGCCGATCCTGATCGTGTCGGGCGCGCTCGACGGACTGACACCGCCGGAAACCGGCGCGGCACTCGCAAAGCTGTATGGCGCGACCTATCGGCTCGAACCGGAGCACGGCCACAATGTGCTGCTTGGCAGCGGAGCAACGCGTATTGCTGGCGATGTCGTCGCGTGGATCGGCGATCAGCTCAGCCGTTGA